From Argopecten irradians isolate NY chromosome 12, Ai_NY, whole genome shotgun sequence, one genomic window encodes:
- the LOC138336723 gene encoding mitochondrial carnitine/acylcarnitine carrier protein-like yields the protein MGKKPSPLKDFIAGGAGGVCCVFAGHPLDTIKVRVQTMPKPGPGESPLYKGTLDCALKTVQKEGFFGLYKGMAAPLMGVAPMFAICFFGFGVGKRLQQKQPGDSLTYAQIFMAGGLAGVFTTGIMTPGERIKCLLQIQADSKVKKYAGPVDCAKQLYKEGGIRSIYKGTAATLLRDIPASGMYFMSYEYLQHTLTPKGGSREDLSVGRTLFAGGVAGICNWGVCLPADVLKSRLQTAPAGTYPNGIRDVYKQLMREEGFMSLYKGFTPVMLRAFPANAACFLGYEVTMKALNWLAPDN from the exons ATGGGAAAAAAGCCAAGTCCCCTCAAAGATTTCATCGCTGGAGGTGCTGGGGGAGTATGTTGTGTATTTGCAGGACATCCTCTTGACACTATAAAG GTGCGTGTGCAGACCATGCCTAAACCAGGCCCGGGAGAAAGCCCACTCTACAAGGGAACTCTGGACTGTGCTCTCAAGACTGTGCAAAAAGAG GGTTTTTTTGGACTCTACAAAGGCATGGCTGCACCACTGATGGGGGTCGCTCCAATGTTTGCCATTTGTTTCTTTGGCTTTGGAGTCGGAAAGCGACTACAGCAAAAACAGCCGGGTGACTCACTAAC GTATGCACAAATCTTCATGGCTGGAGGACTGGCCGGAGTATTTACTACAGGTATCATGACTCCCGGGGAGAGGATCAAATGTCTTCTACAG ATTCAGGCTGATTCTAAGGTGAAGAAGTATGCCGGTCCTGTGGACTGTGCCAAGCAGCTATACAAGGAAGGTGGAATTAGGAGTATTTATAAGGGAACTGCAGCAACACTGCTCAGAG aTATACCAGCTAGTGGAATGTATTTCATGAGCTACGAGTATCTACAGCACACATTGACACCGAAAGGAGGAag TCGTGAGGACCTCAGTGTAGGACGAACTTTATTTGCCGGTGGTGTGGCAGGCATCTGTAACTGGGGTGTATGTCTCCCTGCAGATGTACTCAAGTCCAGACTGCAGACTG CCCCTGCTGGTACCTACCCCAATGGTATCCGTGACGTGTACAAACAGCTGATGAGAGAGGAGGGATTCATGTCCCTGTACAAAGGATTTACCCCCGTCATGCTCCGAGCATTCCCCGCTAATGCT GCTTGTTTCCTTGGATACGAAGTAACAATGAAGGCACTCAACTGGCTTGCTCCCGATAATTGA
- the LOC138336724 gene encoding actin-related protein 2/3 complex subunit 4, which yields MSATLKPYLNTVRHTLTSAMCLQNFDSQMVERHNKPEVEVKSNKELLLTPVVISRNDKEKVLIEGSINSVRISIAVKQADDIEKILCHKFMRFMMMRAENFVILRRKPVEGYDISFLVTNFHAEQMYKHKLVDFVIHFMEEIDKEISEMKLAVNSRARVSAEEFLKRF from the exons ATG TCGGCGACACTCAAACCCTACCTTAACACAGTGCGGCACACCCTCACAAGTGCCATGTGTCTACAAAACTTCGACTCCCAAATGGTGGAAAGACACAACAAGCCTGAGGTGGAAGTCAA GAGTAACAAGGAATTACTGCTGACACCAGTCGTCATCAGCAGAAACGACAAAGAGAAAGTCCTGATTGAAGGTTCAATTAATTCTGTGAGGATTAGCATAGCTgtaaaacag gCAGATGATATTGAGAAAATTTTGTGTCATAAATTCATGAGGTTTATGATGATGAGAGCAGAAAACTTTGTAATACTTCGACGGAAACCAGTAGAG GGCTATGACATCAGTTTTCTTGTCACCAATTTCCATGCAGAGCAGATGTACAAACATAAACTTGTGGACTTTGTAATCCACTTCATGGAAGAAATTGATAAAGAAATAAGTGAAATGAAACTAGCGGTCAACTCAAGGGCACGTGTCAGTGCAGAAGAATTTCTCAAGCGATTTTAG